accaaattttcctataagaaaaaattatatttttataagaaatttattaatttatatctgctTAATAATCTTACTTACCGAATGTCTTTGCACCAAtgcaaaatgtgaaataaaaaaatgtggttAAATTCCAATACATATTTCTCAGGCAAATTTTTAGTTTGGATATCTAATACTTTTAATCCAAGTCGTTTCTCGTCACTGTACGTCATATTTGCATATTCGATCATGCTTTGTGAAATATCCGTACCTgcatgatatataataattggattaacaataagtaataatGCACGACAATTGGtagttatatataaacaatttatttgtttatttaccAATTATTACTGCATTTGGGTCAAGAGATGACAAAAGAATATCATTCGTTACATCTCCCGGTCCACAACCGATATCCATACGTTTTCCGAAGATTTTCTTTAAATCATCAGCAAATTCATTGATTAAACGTGATACATTGTATTTTTGGATATTGTCAGATGAAGCATAATCCCTTGAGTTTACCCCATATTTACAACTTTAACAATTGCAACTTTAACTTGCTTCACAACTCGGTCAGTGTTTCTGTATATTCAATGTAATGCGTCACAGGGTGCGTTCGGGAAGCGCACTTTTGGCGCTATGAGCGCGCTTTGGTCATTCGTGGAGCCGCTTTATAGCACCAATAAAGTGATGTTGACGTCATTGTTTTTGCCTTGTGACGTCATCACTCATGCTAACTCGTGCTCAGGATTTCGAGGTGAGGCACGACATGCTAATAGCTCTCATAGCGCCAAAATGTGTTCCCTGAACGCTGTTCGAATGTTTTCTGCTTCTGTCTCGCTCAATTTGAACAAGTGTAcgtattacttatttatttattttcaatatttgttgaaaatgaaTCAGGGCGTACTAGTCACCTTAGAAGACATCAACACCGGTCTAGTTTATACAACGCGTCTCTCACCAAAGGATGCGCACAGAGTAGAAACCGGTAAGTAATGGAAGGTTATGTTTCTGTgttgtgttatttattttatttatttatgttattttcagATACTGTTTTTGCTTCTGAAGTTCTGTCTGTATTAAAGAAAAGCCAAGGGGAGTCAAGTTCATCAAGCTCCATGATCTCAACGGCATCAACTTTAGATGCCGAA
This window of the Linepithema humile isolate Giens D197 chromosome 1, Lhum_UNIL_v1.0, whole genome shotgun sequence genome carries:
- the LOC137001909 gene encoding juvenile hormone acid O-methyltransferase-like encodes the protein MSDDVTRDYASSDNIQKYNVSRLINEFADDLKKIFGKRMDIGCGPGDVTNDILLSSLDPNAVIIGTDISQSMIEYANMTYSDEKRLGLKVLDIQTKNLPEKYVLEFNHIFLFHILHWCKDIRQAFENIYRMLRPGGTMVTLFVASYDAYNVFELMVQDNHFASYKENYVKSCISPYFYSKNPREEVKELLKNIRFEVCHCSHREATFSGKDSNKFLCKSY